From Cellulomonas oligotrophica, a single genomic window includes:
- a CDS encoding SDR family oxidoreductase, which translates to MSAQTTTPDQHGDTPDAAGGPAGLPGVSAADFETFLRVVDQVAVLPQEHPQHTAARRAASGLFKAAKKHRRGEKRRLEAEADAAVVAATATGSPGRIDDETNGLMLTSSTTAATAGTLLRARPCYVCKQDYTVVDAFYHQLCPACATLHHAKRGARTDLTGRRALLTGGRAKIGMYIALRLLRDGADLTITTRFPRDAVRRFSAMDDSGDWLHRLHVVGIDLRDPAQVVSLADHVAAQGPLDVLINNAAQTVRRSPGAYSRIADAEQAPLPDEGARMITTFGHTSDAHPRALAGSVSELTSPALAIERAARAAADDLVAQSLTAQAASLERLVAGTSIDAGGLIPDAAETNSWVATVEQVDPMELLEVQLCNQTAPFILISRLRPALAASPARRTYIVNVSAMEGVFSRRYKGPGHPHTNMSKAALNMLTRTSAAEMLTDGILMTAVDTGWITDERPHPTKVRLAEEGFHAPLDLVDGAARVYDPIVRGEAGEDLYGCFLKDYDRSQW; encoded by the coding sequence ATGAGCGCGCAGACGACCACGCCGGACCAGCACGGCGACACCCCCGACGCGGCCGGCGGCCCCGCCGGGCTGCCGGGCGTCAGCGCTGCGGACTTCGAGACGTTCCTGCGGGTCGTCGACCAGGTCGCCGTGCTGCCGCAGGAGCACCCGCAGCACACGGCTGCGCGTCGCGCCGCGTCCGGGCTGTTCAAGGCGGCCAAGAAGCACCGTCGCGGCGAGAAGCGGCGCCTCGAGGCCGAGGCCGACGCCGCCGTCGTGGCCGCGACCGCCACCGGCAGCCCCGGGCGCATCGACGACGAGACGAACGGCCTGATGCTGACCTCGTCGACGACGGCCGCGACCGCCGGGACCCTGCTGCGCGCCCGGCCCTGCTACGTGTGCAAGCAGGACTACACGGTCGTCGACGCGTTCTACCACCAGCTCTGCCCGGCCTGCGCGACGCTGCACCACGCCAAGCGCGGCGCCCGCACCGACCTGACCGGCCGGCGCGCCCTGCTCACCGGCGGCCGCGCCAAGATCGGCATGTACATCGCCCTGCGGCTGCTGCGCGACGGCGCCGACCTGACGATCACCACCCGGTTCCCCCGCGACGCGGTGCGCCGGTTCAGCGCGATGGACGACTCCGGCGACTGGCTGCACCGCCTGCACGTCGTCGGGATCGACCTGCGCGACCCCGCCCAGGTGGTGTCCCTCGCCGACCACGTCGCCGCGCAGGGCCCGCTCGACGTGCTCATCAACAACGCCGCGCAGACCGTGCGCCGCTCCCCGGGCGCGTACTCGAGGATCGCGGACGCCGAGCAGGCACCGCTGCCCGACGAGGGCGCCCGCATGATCACCACGTTCGGGCACACCAGCGACGCCCACCCGCGCGCGCTCGCCGGGTCCGTCAGCGAGCTCACCAGCCCGGCCCTGGCCATCGAGCGCGCCGCCCGCGCGGCCGCCGACGACCTCGTCGCCCAGTCCCTCACCGCGCAGGCCGCGAGCCTCGAGCGGCTCGTCGCCGGCACGTCCATCGACGCCGGCGGTCTCATCCCCGACGCCGCGGAGACCAACAGCTGGGTCGCCACGGTCGAGCAGGTCGACCCGATGGAGCTCCTCGAGGTCCAGCTGTGCAACCAGACGGCGCCGTTCATCCTCATCAGCCGCCTGCGCCCGGCGCTGGCCGCGTCGCCCGCGCGCCGCACGTACATCGTCAACGTCTCCGCCATGGAGGGGGTGTTCTCCCGGCGCTACAAGGGCCCCGGGCACCCGCACACCAACATGAGCAAGGCCGCGCTCAACATGCTCACCCGCACCAGCGCGGCCGAGATGCTCACCGATGGCATCCTCATGACCGCGGTCGACACCGGGTGGATCACCGACGAGCGCCCGCACCCCACCAAGGTGCGGCTCGCCGAGGAGGGCTTCCACGCCCCCCTCGACCTCGTCGACGGCGCCGCGCGCGTGTACGACCCGATCGTGCGCGGCGAGGCCGGCGAGGACCTGTACGGCTGCTTCCTCAAGGACTACGACCGCTCGCAGTGGTGA
- a CDS encoding SDR family oxidoreductase, whose product MPRTPHLDLPDLTGRRALVTGASDGIGLRIACRLAGAGAEVVLPARNRTKGQAAVAAIRAEHPGARVTVHDLDLASLRSVAALGEELRADGRPIHLLIANAGVMTPPERQTTVDGFELQLGTNHLGHVALVAHLLPLLSAGRARVTSQISVAARSGAMHWDDLNWERFYEGRRAYSQSKIAFGLFGLELDRRSRAGGWGVTSNLSHPGVAPTSLLGARAEIGRERDTPQIGMIRRLSAAGILLGTPESAALPALLAATTPEPAGGRLFGPAGFGNLGGAPTAHALYRPLRDAAEAARVWTVSEALVGVPFDATPVR is encoded by the coding sequence ATGCCTCGCACACCCCACCTGGACCTGCCCGACCTGACCGGCCGCCGGGCGCTCGTCACCGGCGCCAGCGACGGGATCGGCCTGCGCATCGCCTGTCGCCTGGCCGGTGCCGGTGCCGAGGTCGTGCTGCCCGCCCGCAACCGCACCAAGGGGCAGGCCGCGGTCGCCGCGATCCGCGCCGAGCACCCCGGCGCCCGCGTCACGGTCCACGACCTCGACCTGGCGTCGTTGCGCTCGGTGGCCGCCCTCGGCGAGGAGCTGCGCGCCGACGGACGACCGATCCACCTGCTGATCGCGAACGCCGGGGTCATGACCCCGCCCGAGCGGCAGACCACCGTGGACGGGTTCGAGCTGCAGCTCGGGACGAACCACCTCGGGCACGTGGCGCTCGTCGCGCACCTGCTGCCGCTGCTGTCCGCGGGCCGGGCCCGGGTGACGTCGCAGATCAGCGTCGCGGCCCGCAGCGGCGCGATGCACTGGGACGACCTGAACTGGGAGAGGTTCTACGAGGGCCGCCGCGCGTACAGCCAGTCGAAGATCGCGTTCGGCCTGTTCGGCCTCGAGCTGGACCGCCGCAGCCGCGCGGGTGGCTGGGGCGTCACGAGCAACCTGTCGCACCCCGGGGTCGCGCCGACCAGCCTGCTCGGGGCGCGGGCGGAGATCGGGCGCGAGCGTGACACCCCGCAGATCGGGATGATCCGGCGGCTGTCCGCCGCGGGCATCCTGCTGGGCACCCCCGAGAGCGCCGCACTGCCCGCGCTGCTGGCCGCGACGACGCCGGAGCCGGCGGGCGGGCGGCTGTTCGGCCCCGCCGGGTTCGGGAACCTGGGCGGCGCGCCGACCGCGCACGCCCTGTACCGGCCCCTGCGCGACGCGGCGGAGGCCGCCCGGGTGTGGACGGTCTCCGAGGCTCTCGTCGGCGTCCCGTTCGACGCGACGCCCGTGCGGTGA
- a CDS encoding D-alanine--D-alanine ligase family protein: protein MGARVAVVGGGQSCEHEVSLASAAAAVEALRSVGHEVVAMTIDPDGGWRDAHGSSLGLDGAVRVLSTCDVALPALHGPRGEDGTLAALCELAGLPYVGSGVRAGALAMDKWTTKLVAGAVGVATAPGVLLTAVAAPGHAWTRPVVVKPVAAGSSHGVSLVRTRDELAPALAAALAVDDRVLVEDVVVGREVDVAVLGRPDGSRVVPPALEIVVDGLFDLGTKYDGTARFLVPAPLTDAESDALRAAAVTVYDALGCAGVARVDFFLTADGPVLNEVNTMPGFTAHSQVPRMFAAGGTPYPALVDLLVRDALA from the coding sequence ATGGGCGCGCGCGTGGCCGTCGTCGGCGGCGGGCAGAGCTGTGAGCACGAGGTCTCCCTGGCGTCCGCCGCGGCGGCCGTCGAGGCCCTGCGCTCGGTGGGTCACGAGGTCGTCGCCATGACGATCGACCCGGACGGCGGGTGGCGCGACGCGCACGGGTCCTCGCTCGGGCTCGACGGCGCGGTGCGGGTGCTCAGCACCTGCGACGTCGCCCTGCCGGCCCTGCACGGCCCGCGGGGCGAGGACGGCACCCTGGCCGCGCTGTGCGAGCTGGCCGGTCTGCCCTACGTGGGCTCGGGCGTCCGCGCGGGGGCGCTGGCCATGGACAAGTGGACGACGAAGCTCGTGGCCGGCGCCGTCGGCGTCGCCACCGCGCCCGGGGTCCTGCTCACCGCCGTCGCTGCACCGGGCCACGCCTGGACGCGGCCCGTCGTCGTCAAGCCCGTCGCCGCCGGGTCCAGCCACGGGGTCTCGCTGGTCCGCACGCGGGACGAGCTGGCACCTGCCCTGGCCGCGGCGCTGGCCGTGGACGACCGGGTGCTGGTCGAGGACGTCGTCGTCGGCCGCGAGGTCGACGTGGCGGTGCTCGGGCGCCCCGACGGATCCCGGGTGGTGCCGCCGGCGCTCGAGATCGTCGTCGACGGGCTGTTCGACCTCGGGACCAAGTACGACGGCACGGCGCGCTTCCTCGTCCCGGCACCGCTGACGGACGCCGAGAGCGACGCGCTGCGCGCCGCCGCCGTCACCGTCTACGACGCCCTGGGGTGCGCGGGCGTCGCCCGGGTCGACTTCTTCCTCACCGCCGACGGCCCCGTGCTCAACGAGGTCAACACCATGCCGGGGTTCACCGCGCACTCCCAGGTGCCCCGGATGTTCGCGGCCGGCGGCACGCCCTACCCCGCGCTCGTCGACCTGCTGGTGCGGGACGCGCTCGCATGA
- a CDS encoding M15 family metallopeptidase — translation MTILLSDPRVAAVPVHDDGEPLVALDPAFGPPRALVREGVALRLAAARDRLPAGVALRVLEGHRPVEAQRAIIARYSAQVAADRPGLGAAELARLTSRFVAPVAVAPHVAGSAVDLTLVDDRGQELDMGTPVDATPEQSGGRCFTAARDISAAARAHRALLGEVLGPAGLVNYPTEWWHWSWGDRYWALLTGADAALHGPVDLAGVAA, via the coding sequence ATGACGATCCTGCTGTCGGACCCCCGCGTGGCCGCGGTCCCCGTGCACGACGACGGCGAGCCGCTGGTCGCCCTCGACCCGGCCTTCGGACCCCCCCGCGCGCTGGTCCGCGAGGGGGTGGCGCTCCGCCTCGCCGCCGCCCGGGACCGCCTCCCGGCGGGGGTCGCCCTGCGTGTGCTCGAGGGGCACCGGCCCGTGGAGGCCCAGCGCGCCATCATCGCGCGGTACTCCGCCCAGGTGGCCGCCGACCGGCCGGGGCTCGGCGCCGCGGAGCTGGCCCGCCTCACCAGCCGGTTCGTCGCCCCGGTCGCCGTCGCGCCGCACGTGGCCGGGTCCGCGGTCGACCTCACGCTCGTCGACGACCGCGGCCAGGAGCTCGACATGGGCACCCCCGTGGACGCGACGCCCGAGCAGTCCGGCGGTCGGTGCTTCACCGCGGCTCGCGACATCTCCGCGGCGGCGAGGGCGCACCGGGCGCTGCTCGGCGAGGTGCTCGGCCCGGCGGGGCTGGTCAACTACCCCACCGAGTGGTGGCACTGGTCCTGGGGCGACCGGTACTGGGCCCTGCTGACCGGTGCTGACGCCGCGCTGCACGGCCCCGTCGACCTCGCGGGGGTGGCCGCATGA
- the alr gene encoding alanine racemase, with protein sequence MSALAYAQPRTGSRPTLTVDLGAVAANTAFLVGRVAGEVMAVVKADGFGHGMVDVARTALAAGATRLGVTSLEEAGRLREAGLRAPVLSWLNPVDADWAAALAHGVDVAVPGRDHLDAVVRAAPGARVHLQVDTGMARDGAAPHRWADLCRAARAAERRGLVRVVGVMGHLACADQPGHPANADGRARFAWAVATARAAGLRPADRHLASTAAALLDPGSHHTLCRVGAGLVGIDPSGTTALRAPLTLTAPLVDVRDVPAGCPVGYGHTWTAPAPTRLGLLPLGYADGLPRTASGRAEVLVRGRRRPVVGRISMDMTVVDLGADGTGAGETVTVLGPGDDGGPTLREWAAWSGTIEHEIVTGLGARLVRTVRPAGPRGL encoded by the coding sequence ATGAGCGCGCTCGCCTACGCGCAGCCGCGGACCGGCAGCCGCCCGACGCTCACGGTCGACCTGGGCGCGGTCGCGGCCAACACCGCGTTCCTCGTCGGCCGCGTCGCGGGCGAGGTCATGGCCGTGGTCAAGGCCGACGGGTTCGGGCACGGCATGGTCGACGTGGCCCGCACGGCGCTCGCGGCCGGTGCGACGCGGCTGGGCGTGACCAGCCTGGAGGAGGCCGGGCGGCTGCGGGAGGCGGGGCTGCGCGCACCTGTGCTCAGCTGGCTGAACCCGGTCGATGCCGACTGGGCCGCGGCGCTCGCGCACGGCGTGGACGTCGCGGTGCCCGGTCGTGACCATCTCGACGCGGTGGTCCGCGCGGCGCCCGGCGCACGGGTGCACCTGCAGGTCGACACGGGCATGGCCCGGGACGGCGCCGCGCCGCACCGCTGGGCCGACCTGTGCCGCGCCGCCCGCGCGGCCGAGCGCCGCGGCCTGGTGCGGGTCGTCGGGGTGATGGGGCACCTCGCCTGCGCGGACCAGCCCGGGCACCCGGCGAACGCCGACGGGCGCGCCCGCTTCGCGTGGGCGGTGGCGACCGCCCGGGCCGCCGGTCTGCGGCCGGCGGACCGGCACCTGGCCAGCACGGCGGCCGCCCTGCTCGACCCGGGCAGCCACCACACCCTGTGCCGGGTCGGTGCGGGTCTGGTCGGCATCGACCCGTCGGGCACCACCGCGCTGCGGGCGCCGCTGACGCTCACGGCACCCCTCGTGGACGTGCGGGACGTCCCCGCGGGGTGCCCCGTCGGGTACGGGCACACCTGGACCGCCCCGGCGCCGACGCGGCTCGGGCTGCTGCCGCTCGGCTACGCGGACGGTCTGCCGCGGACCGCGTCGGGTCGTGCGGAGGTCCTGGTGCGCGGCCGACGGCGGCCGGTCGTGGGACGGATCTCGATGGACATGACCGTGGTCGACCTCGGCGCCGACGGGACGGGTGCGGGGGAGACCGTCACCGTCCTCGGGCCGGGGGACGACGGCGGGCCCACCCTGCGGGAGTGGGCGGCGTGGTCCGGCACGATCGAGCACGAGATCGTCACCGGCCTGGGGGCACGGCTGGTGCGTACGGTGCGCCCCGCCGGCCCGAGGGGGCTGTGA
- a CDS encoding acyltransferase family protein, whose translation MSGRVEAIDLLRGIAVALVLLRHAFPGLFPGAGVVGVVMFFTLSGYLITGVLLGELERTGRVDLGRFYRRRARRLVPALVVLVVAVVLVTLLLDPLDDRDRLLRTVAVALTWTGNLPVGETSDATFHLWTLATEEQFYLFWPVVLALGFARRKVGVTLLAVGGVCVLACVATVVWLAEEPDLAYTLPTSWAVCFVVGAAARWSQERVTVPARAVPVALVALAVLSVVPLRGHVLTYLAGGPAIAALTAVLLLAWRTWDRVATPVLRPLVALGTVSYGAYLWNYPLTVWLRPHVEHAGAPALALTAVFAALSWHLVERPLQSPARVEVAA comes from the coding sequence ATGAGCGGGCGCGTCGAGGCGATCGACCTGCTGCGCGGCATCGCCGTCGCGCTGGTGCTGCTGCGCCACGCCTTCCCCGGCCTGTTCCCCGGGGCGGGCGTGGTCGGCGTCGTCATGTTCTTCACCCTCAGCGGCTACCTGATCACGGGGGTCCTGCTGGGCGAGCTGGAGCGCACCGGGCGCGTCGACCTGGGCCGCTTCTACCGGCGCCGCGCGCGTCGCCTCGTGCCGGCGCTCGTCGTGCTCGTCGTCGCCGTGGTGCTGGTGACCCTGCTGCTCGACCCGCTCGACGACCGCGACCGGCTGCTGCGGACCGTCGCGGTCGCCCTCACGTGGACGGGCAACCTGCCTGTCGGCGAGACGAGCGACGCGACGTTCCACCTCTGGACGCTCGCGACCGAGGAGCAGTTCTACCTGTTCTGGCCGGTCGTCCTCGCGCTCGGGTTCGCGCGCCGGAAGGTCGGCGTGACGCTGCTGGCCGTGGGCGGCGTGTGCGTCCTCGCGTGCGTGGCGACCGTCGTCTGGCTGGCCGAGGAGCCCGACCTGGCGTACACCCTCCCGACCAGCTGGGCGGTCTGCTTCGTGGTCGGCGCGGCCGCCCGGTGGTCGCAGGAGCGCGTCACCGTCCCGGCCCGCGCCGTGCCCGTCGCGCTCGTCGCGCTGGCGGTGCTCAGCGTGGTTCCCTTGCGAGGACACGTGCTCACGTACCTGGCGGGAGGTCCGGCCATCGCTGCCCTCACGGCGGTGCTGCTGCTCGCGTGGCGCACCTGGGACCGGGTGGCGACGCCTGTGCTGCGCCCGCTCGTCGCGCTCGGCACGGTGTCGTACGGGGCCTACCTGTGGAACTACCCGCTGACGGTGTGGCTGCGCCCGCACGTGGAGCACGCTGGTGCGCCGGCCCTCGCCCTGACGGCGGTCTTCGCGGCCCTGAGCTGGCATCTCGTCGAACGCCCCCTGCAGTCCCCGGCGCGCGTCGAGGTCGCGGCATGA
- a CDS encoding DUF3159 domain-containing protein → MNRPPTVDARRPTHAAGTTVGVSAAARRVLGLPDLPEQSEARAATQRALERVGGPVGLTVAVAPTAAFVAADAAAGLEAAFVALGLTALLAFAVRLARREPPGAAVAGLVVAGVCAGVAALAGEARAFFLPSMLLPVVFVVAYVVSLVAGRPLTSLMVNPLSGGPRDWCPYPALRRVYVVSSVVGLAMAAANLVVRVVFYLADEPTVLAAIQVTATSAFAVHFAVTLVAARRAAGTLTVPAPAPTPSYR, encoded by the coding sequence GTGAACCGTCCCCCGACCGTCGACGCCCGACGCCCCACGCACGCCGCCGGCACCACCGTCGGCGTCAGTGCCGCCGCCCGCCGGGTGCTGGGACTGCCCGACCTGCCCGAGCAGTCCGAGGCACGTGCCGCGACGCAGCGCGCCCTCGAACGCGTCGGCGGTCCCGTCGGCCTGACGGTGGCCGTGGCACCGACCGCGGCCTTCGTCGCCGCGGACGCCGCCGCCGGCCTGGAGGCGGCGTTCGTGGCCCTCGGGCTCACCGCGCTGCTCGCGTTCGCGGTGCGCCTGGCCCGCCGCGAGCCGCCGGGCGCCGCGGTCGCCGGTCTGGTCGTCGCCGGGGTCTGCGCCGGCGTCGCCGCGCTGGCGGGCGAGGCCCGGGCGTTCTTCCTGCCGAGCATGCTGCTGCCCGTCGTCTTCGTCGTCGCCTACGTCGTCTCGCTGGTCGCGGGCCGACCGCTGACCAGCCTCATGGTCAACCCGCTGTCGGGCGGGCCCCGGGACTGGTGCCCGTACCCGGCGCTGCGCCGCGTCTACGTCGTCAGCTCCGTCGTCGGGCTCGCGATGGCGGCGGCGAACCTCGTCGTCCGGGTCGTGTTCTACCTCGCCGACGAGCCCACGGTCCTCGCCGCGATCCAGGTCACGGCCACGTCGGCGTTCGCCGTGCACTTCGCCGTGACGCTCGTCGCGGCCCGCCGGGCGGCCGGGACGCTCACGGTCCCCGCCCCCGCACCCACCCCCTCGTACCGCTGA
- the glsA gene encoding glutaminase A: protein MSRTPEARAYDLDALRERVLGEGGGTVDDSIPQLAAADPGLCGLALALLDGTVRTSAQADVPFSVQSAVKPFLFALALLDTGGRALDLIGIEPTGESFDAIKLETGTGRPPNPMVNAGALLTAALVDGGDVEGRTARILRGLSAFAGQDLGVDEDVARSEHLLGDRNHALAHLMRAEGTLEVGADDAVAVYAAACAVRVDARALAVMGATLAGGGVNPVSGERVVPAGVARDVVSVMATCGVYDGSGRWMRSVGVPAKSSVSGGIVLSAPGVLGAAVVSPPLDEQGTSVRGRVACEALSADLDLHVFGVRGA, encoded by the coding sequence ATGAGCCGCACCCCCGAAGCCCGCGCGTACGACCTCGACGCCCTGCGGGAGCGGGTGCTCGGCGAGGGCGGCGGCACCGTCGACGACAGCATCCCCCAGCTCGCGGCGGCCGACCCCGGGCTGTGCGGGCTCGCGCTCGCGCTGCTCGACGGGACCGTGCGCACCAGCGCGCAGGCCGACGTGCCGTTCAGCGTGCAGTCCGCCGTCAAGCCGTTCCTGTTCGCGCTCGCCCTGCTCGACACCGGCGGGCGCGCGCTGGACCTCATCGGCATCGAGCCGACCGGTGAGTCGTTCGACGCGATCAAGCTGGAGACGGGGACCGGTCGCCCGCCCAACCCCATGGTGAACGCCGGTGCGCTGCTCACGGCAGCGCTCGTCGACGGCGGCGACGTCGAGGGCCGGACCGCGCGGATCCTGCGCGGACTGTCCGCGTTCGCGGGGCAGGACCTCGGGGTCGACGAGGACGTGGCCCGCAGCGAGCACCTGCTGGGCGACCGGAACCACGCCCTGGCGCACCTCATGCGCGCCGAGGGCACGCTGGAGGTCGGGGCCGACGACGCCGTCGCCGTCTACGCCGCCGCCTGCGCGGTGCGCGTCGACGCCCGCGCGCTGGCCGTCATGGGGGCCACGCTGGCGGGCGGGGGCGTCAACCCCGTGTCCGGCGAGCGCGTGGTTCCGGCGGGCGTGGCACGGGACGTCGTCTCGGTGATGGCGACGTGCGGGGTGTACGACGGCTCGGGCCGGTGGATGCGCAGCGTGGGCGTGCCGGCGAAGTCCAGCGTGTCGGGCGGCATCGTGCTGTCAGCGCCCGGCGTGCTCGGCGCTGCCGTGGTCAGCCCGCCGCTGGACGAGCAGGGCACCAGCGTGCGCGGCCGCGTCGCCTGCGAGGCCCTCAGCGCCGACCTCGACCTGCACGTCTTCGGGGTGCGCGGGGCCTGA
- a CDS encoding response regulator, with protein sequence MTDEISVLLVDDQELFREGVRVIVDAQDGMRVVGTAGDGVEAVRLVDELAPDVVLMDVRMPEMDGVEATRQICSPARVAARSTPVRVVVLTTFDLDDRAATAIRHGASGFLLKDTTPAMLRDAIRTVHAGNAVLAPRDLSALLDRQFRAPAPPPPGIGTLTEKEREVFDAVARGMSNAEIAGLVFASESTVKTHVGAVLRKLGLRDRVQVVVFAHEHGLLGPGAPGATGPGSP encoded by the coding sequence GTGACGGACGAGATCTCGGTGCTGCTGGTGGACGACCAGGAGCTGTTCCGCGAGGGCGTCCGGGTGATCGTGGACGCCCAGGACGGCATGCGGGTCGTCGGCACGGCCGGGGACGGCGTCGAGGCGGTCCGGCTCGTCGACGAGCTCGCGCCGGACGTCGTGCTCATGGACGTGCGGATGCCGGAGATGGACGGCGTCGAGGCCACCCGGCAGATCTGCTCCCCGGCGCGCGTGGCCGCCCGGTCGACCCCGGTCCGGGTGGTCGTCCTCACGACCTTCGACCTCGACGACCGTGCTGCCACGGCGATCCGCCACGGCGCGAGCGGCTTCCTGCTGAAGGACACCACGCCGGCGATGCTGCGCGACGCGATCCGCACGGTGCACGCGGGCAACGCCGTGCTCGCCCCCCGCGACCTGTCGGCGCTGCTCGACCGGCAGTTCCGCGCGCCCGCCCCGCCGCCGCCCGGCATCGGCACCCTCACCGAGAAGGAGCGCGAGGTGTTCGACGCGGTCGCCCGCGGCATGTCGAACGCGGAGATCGCCGGGCTGGTGTTCGCGTCGGAGTCGACCGTGAAGACCCACGTCGGTGCGGTGCTGCGCAAGCTGGGGCTGCGCGACCGGGTGCAGGTCGTGGTGTTCGCCCACGAGCACGGTCTCCTCGGCCCCGGTGCGCCAGGCGCGACCGGGCCGGGCTCCCCCTGA
- a CDS encoding helix-turn-helix transcriptional regulator — MIDRAGLAEFLRRRRQAMQPEDVGMPRGPRRRTAGLRREEVAALCHMSTDYYARLERERGPRPSEQMTAAIAQGLHLTVDERDHLFRLVGHQPPPRGALSEHVSPGLLRILDRLDDTPAEVVSELGETLRQTPLAVALVGDATAYTGPARSIGYRWFTDPATRAMYRADDHAHLSRVYAAHLRQVVTLRGPGSRAAALADRALAASAELRTLWEAHEVGVRPDDVKHFVHPAVGEIELHCQTLLDPQQSHRLLVYTAVPGTESYDRLQLLAVLGTHALA, encoded by the coding sequence GTGATCGACAGGGCAGGGCTCGCGGAGTTCCTCCGCCGCCGCCGGCAGGCCATGCAGCCCGAGGACGTCGGGATGCCCCGTGGTCCGCGGCGCCGGACCGCGGGGCTGCGCCGCGAGGAGGTCGCCGCCCTGTGCCACATGTCGACCGACTACTACGCCCGCCTCGAGCGTGAGCGCGGACCGCGCCCGTCCGAGCAGATGACCGCGGCGATCGCGCAGGGCCTGCACCTGACCGTGGACGAGCGCGACCACCTGTTCCGCCTCGTCGGGCACCAGCCACCGCCCCGCGGTGCGCTGAGCGAGCACGTCAGCCCCGGCCTGCTGCGCATCCTCGACCGTCTGGACGACACCCCGGCGGAGGTCGTCAGCGAGCTCGGCGAGACCCTGCGGCAGACCCCGCTGGCCGTCGCCCTCGTCGGCGACGCCACGGCCTACACGGGCCCTGCCCGCAGCATCGGGTACCGCTGGTTCACCGACCCCGCCACCCGCGCCATGTACCGGGCCGACGACCACGCGCACCTGTCCCGCGTGTACGCCGCGCACCTGCGCCAGGTCGTCACCCTGCGCGGGCCAGGGTCACGGGCCGCGGCGCTCGCCGACCGGGCGCTCGCGGCCAGCGCCGAGCTGCGCACCCTGTGGGAGGCGCACGAGGTCGGCGTCCGCCCCGACGACGTCAAGCACTTCGTGCACCCCGCCGTCGGCGAGATCGAGCTGCACTGCCAGACGCTGCTCGACCCGCAGCAGTCGCACCGCCTGCTCGTCTACACGGCCGTGCCCGGCACCGAGAGCTACGACCGGCTCCAGCTCCTCGCAGTCCTGGGCACCCACGCGCTGGCATGA
- a CDS encoding sensor histidine kinase, with the protein MSPADRPSWLPEATAAGAVLIVGAAEAVRSGPASWLPVLGFTVAVLLVRRAPGVGLAIVWALAAAHVLTGIPVLGVEAAVAVVAYACARWGGRATVVASGVSLPAAAALAAVLLLGGWHGFFADLGILRDLVASASLATSTVVVGVSLLGFLLLALPWLAGLTVRAVVRARRSEDSQAAAEQDALAAQLETAQAREIARLREEQARLARDVHDVVGHSLAVILAQAESAQFLPDDPAALKRTMATIATSARTSLQDVRGVLSPTGPPPARPGGLDDLVDGVRASGHEVRSEQRGEPRPMPPELEVVAFHVLQEMLTNAIRHGTRAAPVVVERHWPDGGQGDALRIIVSNAESGAPPAGSAPTHPGLGIDGMRRRLESVGGRLDVHRSYTAEGPTFTVTAWVPVRARTA; encoded by the coding sequence ATGAGCCCCGCCGACCGGCCGTCGTGGCTGCCCGAGGCGACCGCCGCGGGGGCCGTGCTGATCGTGGGCGCCGCGGAGGCCGTCCGGTCCGGGCCTGCGTCCTGGCTGCCGGTGCTGGGGTTCACCGTCGCCGTGCTGCTGGTGCGTCGGGCCCCCGGCGTCGGGCTCGCGATCGTCTGGGCGCTGGCCGCCGCGCACGTCCTGACCGGGATCCCCGTGCTCGGCGTCGAGGCGGCCGTCGCCGTCGTGGCCTACGCGTGCGCCCGCTGGGGCGGGCGGGCCACCGTGGTGGCCAGCGGGGTGTCCCTGCCCGCGGCGGCCGCGCTCGCGGCCGTCCTGCTCCTGGGCGGGTGGCACGGCTTCTTCGCGGACCTCGGGATCCTGCGGGACCTGGTCGCCTCGGCGTCCCTGGCCACGAGCACGGTCGTCGTCGGGGTGTCCCTGCTCGGGTTCCTCCTGCTCGCCCTGCCGTGGCTCGCCGGGCTGACGGTGCGTGCGGTGGTGCGCGCCCGCCGGTCCGAGGACTCCCAGGCGGCCGCCGAGCAGGACGCGCTGGCCGCGCAGCTCGAGACCGCCCAGGCCCGCGAGATCGCCCGGCTGCGCGAGGAGCAGGCGCGCCTGGCACGCGACGTGCACGACGTCGTCGGCCACTCGCTGGCCGTCATCCTCGCCCAGGCCGAGTCGGCGCAGTTCCTGCCCGACGACCCCGCGGCGCTCAAGCGGACGATGGCCACGATCGCCACCTCGGCCCGGACGTCGTTGCAGGACGTGCGCGGCGTGCTGAGCCCGACCGGCCCGCCGCCCGCCCGCCCGGGTGGTCTGGACGACCTGGTCGACGGGGTCCGCGCCAGCGGGCACGAGGTGCGCTCGGAGCAGCGCGGCGAGCCGCGGCCGATGCCGCCGGAGCTCGAGGTCGTGGCGTTCCACGTGCTGCAGGAGATGCTCACCAACGCGATCCGGCACGGGACGCGCGCGGCCCCGGTCGTGGTGGAGCGGCACTGGCCGGACGGCGGGCAGGGGGACGCGCTGCGGATCATCGTCAGCAACGCCGAGAGCGGAGCCCCGCCCGCCGGGTCCGCGCCCACGCACCCGGGCCTGGGGATCGACGGGATGCGCAGGCGCCTCGAGTCGGTGGGCGGACGGCTGGACGTGCACCGGAGCTACACCGCCGAGGGGCCCACCTTCACCGTCACCGCCTGGGTGCCGGTGCGCGCGAGGACGGCATGA